From Acetobacteroides hydrogenigenes, one genomic window encodes:
- the porG gene encoding type IX secretion system protein PorG, whose translation MKAIRCFRILFMIFFLVLYVKQMRGQEVHEIGLQGGASAYLGDFNHINIFKSPSFCGGAFYRRLFDDYNSIRLSVGAGMLSGSSKNIGSFLPRIPPEIEFSRQYINVDVKYEVNFIPFNPLRVKDDFFSPYLLVGIGCYFYDDSIIPAIPFGAGIKIAASPRLTMGVEVQLSKTFNDKLDGYSNVTSGRSVLINNDWFAFYGLVLSYRLKLGQKTCPAYL comes from the coding sequence ATGAAGGCTATTCGCTGTTTTAGGATTCTTTTTATGATCTTCTTTCTTGTTCTGTATGTCAAACAGATGCGGGGACAGGAGGTGCATGAAATTGGACTACAAGGAGGAGCGAGTGCTTATTTAGGCGATTTTAATCATATAAACATATTTAAGTCTCCGTCTTTTTGTGGTGGGGCTTTTTACCGTAGGCTTTTTGACGACTATAATAGCATCCGTCTTTCTGTCGGAGCCGGCATGCTTTCAGGAAGTTCAAAAAACATTGGTAGCTTCCTTCCTAGAATTCCTCCCGAAATTGAGTTTAGCCGACAATATATTAATGTTGATGTAAAATATGAGGTAAACTTCATCCCTTTTAATCCATTAAGGGTGAAGGATGATTTTTTTTCACCATATTTGCTCGTTGGAATAGGATGCTACTTTTATGATGATAGCATCATTCCCGCAATACCATTTGGTGCAGGAATTAAGATTGCAGCATCTCCCCGTTTAACAATGGGGGTAGAGGTTCAGCTATCCAAAACGTTTAACGACAAGTTGGATGGCTATAGTAATGTAACTTCTGGCAGATCAGTACTAATTAATAATGACTGGTTTGCTTTTTATGGTCTGGTATTATCCTATCGGTTAAAATTGGGGCAGAAAACATGCCCTGCATACTTATAA
- a CDS encoding isoprenyl transferase: MSVESVDKCRVPQHVAIIMDGNGRWARKLGNQRLFGHRKGVNSVTASVEIAAELGVKYLTLYAFSTENWSRPKDEVEGLMTLLVSTIESETPNLNKNNVRLNAIGDLDSLPTGVLEKLLKAIENTSGNTGLVLTLALSYSARWEITKAIRDICKDVEGGKLDMGAINEQTVSLYLTTREMPDPELIIRTSGEQRISNFLLWQCAYSEFYFSPVLWPDFNKEEFIKAIVDYQKRERRFGKTSEQVKL; encoded by the coding sequence ATGTCAGTTGAGTCTGTAGATAAGTGTAGAGTGCCCCAGCACGTTGCAATTATTATGGATGGAAACGGTAGATGGGCTAGAAAATTAGGCAACCAGCGCTTGTTTGGCCACCGAAAAGGGGTGAACTCTGTTACGGCATCCGTTGAGATTGCAGCAGAGTTGGGCGTAAAGTACCTTACGCTATACGCCTTTTCGACGGAGAATTGGTCTCGACCAAAAGACGAGGTGGAAGGGCTAATGACCCTTTTGGTGTCTACAATAGAATCGGAAACTCCTAACCTTAATAAGAATAATGTCAGGTTAAATGCGATAGGCGATCTTGATTCGCTTCCTACAGGGGTGCTGGAGAAGCTTTTAAAGGCTATCGAAAATACATCTGGCAATACAGGATTGGTTCTTACGTTAGCGCTCAGCTACAGCGCTCGATGGGAAATAACTAAAGCCATTCGGGATATTTGTAAAGATGTAGAGGGCGGTAAACTTGATATGGGTGCAATAAATGAGCAAACTGTTTCGTTATATCTTACAACGCGTGAGATGCCAGATCCAGAGTTGATAATTAGAACTAGCGGCGAACAGCGGATTAGCAACTTCTTGCTATGGCAGTGTGCCTACTCCGAATTTTACTTCTCACCTGTTTTGTGGCCCGACTTTAATAAGGAAGAGTTTATAAAAGCCATAGTCGACTACCAAAAAAGGGAGAGACGATTTGGTAAAACGAGTGAACAAGTAAAGTTATAA
- a CDS encoding CBS domain-containing protein → MKLSADLMSDMIPALKITDTGGKALTLMEVFKVSHLPVVDDSRRLVGLISESDILDMNDPEVLIGDYRLNDGGGFIEDNVPIFDVLSMASRLNLSVIPVVNAEKEYLGAISVSELIVKFTENSSLENQGGIIVLQMGIKDYSLAHVAQVVESNEAKILFSHLTNIPDTTMVELTIKVNTADITSIIQTFNRYSYNVVGVYNANNDMDELLDERYDLLMKLLNL, encoded by the coding sequence ATGAAGTTGTCTGCCGATTTGATGTCTGATATGATTCCTGCGTTAAAAATTACTGACACAGGAGGCAAAGCCCTTACGCTAATGGAGGTTTTTAAAGTATCGCACCTGCCGGTGGTAGACGATAGTCGTAGGCTTGTCGGCTTAATTTCCGAATCGGACATACTCGACATGAATGATCCCGAGGTGCTTATAGGCGATTATAGGCTAAACGATGGAGGTGGCTTTATAGAGGATAATGTTCCAATTTTTGATGTGCTTTCGATGGCTTCACGGCTAAACTTGTCGGTTATACCCGTAGTAAACGCCGAAAAGGAATATCTGGGAGCAATATCGGTATCGGAGCTAATCGTAAAATTTACCGAGAATTCCTCGCTCGAAAATCAAGGAGGAATAATTGTTCTCCAAATGGGAATTAAAGACTACTCCTTAGCGCACGTTGCACAGGTGGTAGAATCTAATGAGGCAAAAATTCTATTTTCGCACCTTACGAATATTCCGGACACAACAATGGTGGAGCTAACCATAAAGGTAAATACTGCTGATATTACGTCGATTATTCAAACTTTTAACAGATATAGCTACAACGTGGTAGGCGTTTACAATGCGAATAATGACATGGACGAATTGTTGGACGAGCGTTACGATCTACTCATGAAGCTACTAAACCTATAG
- a CDS encoding NAD(+)/NADH kinase: MESKIRIAVYGRPLVSCSRIGDVLLFLSKLNAISTLHISQGFLETLPELEFTADRTYCGADDFPEVDVLVSIGGDGTLLDCVSLVRDTNIPIWGVNVGRLGFLTFTSLDDVDEAVQSLLDKTFSIESRSMIEVETDGLLPSFPSALNEATVQKQDASMITIHAYINGEFLGTYWADGVIVATPTGSTAYSLSIGGPIVDPHSDVFVISPIAPHNLNMRPLVVPDTSILQLEVESRTGYAIWSMDNHRFTIPSGTSLRLKKSKAQIKFIKFPGANFCVNLRSKLLWGLDKRN; this comes from the coding sequence ATGGAAAGCAAGATTCGTATAGCTGTTTATGGACGTCCACTTGTTAGCTGCTCACGAATAGGGGATGTTCTCTTGTTCCTTTCTAAGCTTAATGCCATTTCGACGCTACATATCTCGCAAGGATTCCTTGAAACACTTCCAGAACTTGAATTTACAGCAGATCGAACCTATTGTGGAGCCGATGACTTCCCGGAGGTAGACGTGCTTGTAAGTATTGGCGGAGATGGAACGCTACTCGATTGCGTTTCGCTAGTTCGCGATACCAATATTCCTATTTGGGGGGTAAATGTCGGCAGGTTGGGCTTCTTAACGTTCACTTCGCTTGATGATGTTGATGAAGCAGTACAATCCTTGTTGGATAAGACTTTTTCCATAGAATCTCGTTCAATGATAGAGGTAGAAACCGATGGCCTATTGCCATCTTTCCCTTCTGCTCTAAATGAGGCAACCGTGCAAAAGCAGGATGCATCTATGATAACCATTCATGCGTATATTAATGGCGAATTTCTGGGAACTTATTGGGCTGATGGCGTTATAGTGGCTACACCAACAGGATCTACGGCCTATTCGTTGAGTATAGGTGGCCCAATAGTTGACCCTCATTCTGATGTATTTGTAATATCTCCAATAGCTCCTCATAACCTTAATATGAGACCGCTAGTTGTTCCTGACACATCAATACTGCAGCTAGAGGTCGAATCGAGAACAGGGTATGCCATTTGGTCTATGGATAATCATAGGTTCACCATACCAAGTGGAACATCGCTAAGGCTCAAAAAATCAAAGGCACAAATAAAATTTATAAAGTTTCCGGGGGCAAACTTCTGTGTTAACTTGAGGAGTAAGCTGCTCTGGGGGCTTGATAAAAGAAACTAG
- a CDS encoding gamma carbonic anhydrase family protein, whose amino-acid sequence MPYIRSVRGYTPSIGENCFIAENATIVGEVTIGKDCSIWFNAVLRGDVNTITIGNKVNIQDGSVLHCLYEKSKIHIGDNVSIGHNVTIHGATIKDNVLLGMGSTILDGAVIGENSIIAANALVLSNTIIEPGSIYAGVPAKFVKKVDPEQTKEMINKIANNYLMYASWYKDEE is encoded by the coding sequence ATGCCTTACATCAGATCGGTTAGGGGATACACCCCATCCATTGGAGAGAATTGCTTTATTGCCGAAAACGCCACCATTGTTGGCGAGGTTACCATAGGAAAGGACTGCAGCATCTGGTTCAATGCCGTACTTCGCGGCGATGTAAATACGATAACCATTGGCAACAAGGTAAACATCCAAGACGGCTCCGTACTCCACTGCCTCTACGAAAAGTCAAAAATACACATTGGCGACAACGTATCGATTGGACACAACGTTACCATACACGGGGCAACCATAAAAGATAACGTGCTACTCGGCATGGGCAGCACCATTCTAGACGGTGCCGTAATTGGAGAGAATAGCATTATTGCAGCTAACGCCCTTGTTTTAAGCAACACCATCATAGAGCCAGGAAGCATCTATGCAGGAGTTCCTGCGAAGTTCGTAAAGAAGGTTGATCCAGAGCAAACAAAAGAGATGATCAACAAAATAGCGAACAACTACCTGATGTACGCCAGCTGGTACAAGGACGAGGAGTAA
- a CDS encoding OmpH family outer membrane protein, giving the protein MLGYSQKYAVVDSEYILKKIPNYKAALEQLDKLAQQYQSDVQQKFEGVDQAYRAYQAEKVLLTEAQKKNKEADLQQKELDANELQRKYFGPEGLMIKKREELLKPFYDQIFGAVKELATDGGYSLILDKANNPSVMFASPKIDKSDEVLQKLGYK; this is encoded by the coding sequence ATGCTTGGATATAGCCAGAAGTATGCGGTGGTAGACTCGGAGTATATCCTTAAGAAGATTCCCAACTACAAAGCAGCGCTTGAGCAGCTTGATAAGCTGGCACAGCAGTACCAAAGCGATGTGCAGCAGAAGTTCGAAGGTGTAGATCAAGCTTATCGGGCCTATCAAGCAGAAAAGGTATTGTTGACCGAGGCTCAGAAGAAAAACAAGGAGGCCGATTTGCAGCAAAAGGAGCTTGATGCAAACGAGCTACAACGTAAGTATTTTGGGCCTGAAGGTCTAATGATAAAAAAGAGAGAAGAACTACTTAAACCATTTTACGATCAGATTTTTGGTGCTGTTAAAGAGTTAGCCACAGATGGGGGGTACTCCCTAATTCTTGATAAGGCCAATAATCCTTCGGTAATGTTTGCAAGTCCAAAAATCGACAAAAGCGACGAAGTTTTGCAGAAGTTAGGTTATAAGTAA
- a CDS encoding BamA/OMP85 family outer membrane protein has protein sequence MQRRAFFLLLFILFAGKIVAQDQTVDVELNYESPKKYVVENISIEGVKYLDPDLYIGVTGIAKGDTVTLPGDVFARAVKKLWEQDLFGDVKIRVAKVEGDKIWLKVDLLEKPRLYNWDFKGAKKSEVTDLNDKLKLKRGTTITEFMLSTTKDLIKKYYINKGYLNVDVNITQKPDTVVQNTEHLLIAINKNKKVKIKDIVFDGNNNYTDERLRRVFKKTHRRDWNIFNVSKFIKSDYENDKKELVSFYEQKGYRDAKIVNDSVYKVSDDRIGITIRLEEGHRYYFRSINWIGNTKNTAEELNTLLKIKKGDYYDKVALDKRLNTDEESVANIYQNQGYLFFNATPIEVKVENDSVDIEIRVNEGKPATISYVKIAGNDRTNEHVIRRELQTKPGDLYRRDNIVNTIRYLGQLGHFDAEKLGEGIQMDPNQQESTVGITYTVSEKSNDQLELSGGWGGNMFVGSIGLRFNNFSARRIFDKGAWRPIPTGDSQSLSLRAQTNGSYYKAFSASFTEPWLGGKKPQSFSVSLYYQVMNNSSYYYQAGDEYFKVIGGSIGLGRRLNWPDNWFTLSTAISAEVYNLKDWNGFIISNGTSTNLNFSTALSRNSTNNPIYPRGGSEVSLSLKATFPYSLVNGKDYSLYNEETKTGMTDKERYRWVEYYKVGFKGTFYQSIFKDLVLAVKGQFGYLGMYNSKVGYSPFENYVVGGDGLSGYAMYGTETIGLRGYENEKVTPVYVYRKSVQSTTILNKANVYDKFSAELRYPITLTPQSSIYVLGFFEAGNAWQDIKSFNPFQVVRSAGVGARIFLPMIGMLGIDWAYGFDDIPHAPGSGGSNFHFVIGMPTN, from the coding sequence ATGCAAAGAAGAGCATTTTTTCTCTTATTGTTTATACTGTTTGCGGGCAAGATAGTTGCTCAAGATCAGACGGTTGATGTTGAGCTGAACTACGAGTCTCCTAAGAAATACGTAGTTGAAAACATTTCTATTGAAGGTGTAAAATATTTAGATCCGGATCTTTACATTGGCGTTACAGGAATAGCCAAAGGTGATACTGTAACTTTACCTGGAGATGTATTTGCACGAGCTGTAAAGAAGCTGTGGGAGCAAGATCTTTTCGGTGATGTGAAGATTCGAGTGGCTAAAGTTGAAGGTGATAAAATTTGGCTTAAAGTTGATTTGTTGGAGAAGCCTCGTCTGTATAACTGGGACTTTAAAGGGGCAAAGAAATCTGAGGTAACCGATTTAAATGACAAGTTAAAGCTTAAGCGAGGAACAACCATTACCGAGTTCATGCTTAGCACAACCAAAGATCTTATTAAGAAGTATTACATTAATAAAGGATACTTAAATGTTGATGTAAATATTACTCAAAAGCCAGATACTGTAGTTCAAAATACGGAGCATCTGCTTATTGCCATTAATAAGAATAAGAAGGTGAAAATTAAGGATATTGTTTTTGATGGGAATAACAACTATACCGACGAGCGTCTTCGTAGGGTTTTTAAGAAAACTCACCGTCGCGATTGGAATATTTTTAACGTGTCAAAATTCATCAAGAGCGATTACGAGAACGATAAAAAGGAACTTGTAAGCTTTTATGAGCAGAAGGGTTATCGTGATGCCAAAATTGTGAACGATTCGGTTTATAAAGTAAGCGATGATCGAATTGGAATAACAATCAGATTGGAAGAAGGACATCGGTACTACTTCCGTTCTATTAATTGGATTGGTAACACTAAGAATACGGCTGAAGAGCTGAATACCCTACTTAAGATAAAGAAAGGCGACTACTATGACAAGGTGGCGTTGGATAAACGATTAAATACCGACGAAGAATCGGTGGCGAATATCTATCAGAATCAGGGATACCTATTTTTTAATGCTACACCCATCGAGGTTAAGGTTGAGAATGATTCTGTTGATATTGAAATCAGAGTTAACGAAGGAAAGCCTGCAACCATTTCGTACGTAAAAATAGCAGGAAACGATAGAACCAACGAACATGTTATTCGCAGAGAACTTCAAACTAAGCCTGGGGACTTATACCGTCGCGATAACATTGTAAATACAATTCGTTACTTGGGTCAGCTTGGCCACTTTGATGCAGAAAAGTTGGGAGAAGGAATTCAAATGGATCCAAACCAGCAGGAGAGTACTGTTGGTATAACCTATACGGTTAGCGAGAAGTCGAATGACCAACTCGAACTTTCAGGAGGCTGGGGTGGTAATATGTTTGTAGGGTCGATAGGACTTCGATTCAATAACTTCTCTGCTCGACGTATATTTGATAAGGGAGCTTGGCGTCCTATTCCTACCGGAGATAGCCAGTCGCTTTCGCTTCGTGCCCAAACCAACGGATCGTACTACAAAGCGTTCTCTGCTAGCTTTACTGAGCCATGGCTTGGAGGAAAGAAGCCACAATCATTCTCTGTTTCCTTGTACTATCAGGTAATGAATAATAGTAGCTACTACTATCAAGCCGGAGATGAGTATTTTAAAGTAATTGGGGGATCAATTGGGTTGGGTCGCCGTTTGAACTGGCCAGACAACTGGTTTACCTTATCAACTGCTATAAGTGCTGAAGTTTACAACTTGAAAGACTGGAATGGTTTTATCATAAGCAATGGAACTTCTACCAATCTTAACTTTTCAACCGCGCTATCGCGTAATTCTACGAATAACCCGATCTATCCTCGTGGAGGATCTGAAGTGTCGCTTTCATTAAAGGCCACCTTCCCTTATTCTTTGGTAAACGGGAAAGACTATTCCCTTTACAACGAAGAAACCAAAACGGGGATGACCGATAAAGAGCGCTATCGCTGGGTAGAGTACTACAAGGTTGGTTTTAAAGGTACTTTCTACCAAAGCATATTTAAAGATCTTGTTCTTGCTGTTAAAGGTCAGTTCGGATATCTTGGCATGTACAACTCTAAGGTCGGGTACTCTCCTTTCGAAAATTATGTTGTAGGAGGTGATGGACTTAGCGGTTATGCAATGTACGGTACAGAAACGATAGGCTTACGTGGCTACGAAAACGAGAAGGTAACGCCTGTATATGTTTATAGAAAGTCGGTTCAGTCTACAACAATACTAAACAAGGCCAACGTGTACGATAAGTTTAGTGCGGAACTTCGTTACCCAATTACGCTGACCCCACAATCTTCGATATATGTACTCGGCTTCTTTGAAGCAGGAAATGCTTGGCAGGATATAAAGTCGTTTAACCCATTCCAAGTGGTACGATCAGCGGGTGTTGGTGCTCGTATTTTCCTTCCAATGATTGGTATGCTAGGGATCGACTGGGCTTATGGATTTGACGATATCCCTCACGCTCCAGGTTCGGGAGGAAGCAACTTCCACTTTGTGATTGGTATGCCAACAAACTAA
- a CDS encoding OmpH family outer membrane protein: MKNGIKALLIICAVLLGGTAFGQNLKFGIINTQEVISKMPERDSAEAKLMKLRNELGSQIEALQVELNQKYQAYAQGREKMADLVRQNKEKEIQDLQQRIQEYGQNAESELGKQQSALLKPIVEKITDAIKAVGKANGFAYIFDTAVPSLAYYDSAMAVDVLPLVIKQLGIKEKPAAPAAGKK; the protein is encoded by the coding sequence ATGAAAAACGGAATTAAGGCGCTTCTTATAATTTGCGCTGTTCTACTAGGTGGCACCGCTTTTGGACAAAACCTAAAATTTGGAATTATCAATACTCAAGAGGTGATTTCAAAAATGCCAGAAAGAGACTCTGCAGAGGCTAAGTTGATGAAGTTAAGAAATGAACTAGGTTCTCAAATAGAAGCACTTCAGGTAGAACTAAATCAAAAGTACCAAGCTTATGCTCAAGGTAGAGAAAAGATGGCCGATCTAGTTCGCCAGAATAAGGAAAAGGAAATTCAAGATCTTCAACAGCGCATTCAGGAGTACGGTCAAAATGCTGAGTCTGAACTTGGAAAACAGCAGTCAGCGCTCCTTAAGCCAATTGTAGAGAAGATTACCGACGCAATTAAGGCTGTAGGTAAGGCTAATGGGTTTGCATACATCTTTGATACAGCAGTTCCTTCTCTTGCATATTACGATTCTGCTATGGCTGTAGATGTACTACCTTTAGTTATTAAGCAGCTTGGTATTAAAGAAAAACCAGCCGCTCCTGCTGCCGGAAAGAAATAA
- a CDS encoding pyridoxine 5'-phosphate synthase, with translation MTKLSVNINKIATIRNARGGNTPNVVEAAINCERFGAQGITVHPRPDERHIRYQDVRDLKKVVTTEFNIEGYPCKEFIDLVLEVVPAQVTLVPDPPTAITSNAGWDTKANKAFLADVIKTFQQKGIRVSIFVDPSVEMVQHALETGTNRIELYTEPYASLYPMDRERAIKPFIEAAKEANKLGLGLNAGHDLSLENLAYFYKNIPGLDEVSIGHALISDALYLGLEETIKRYLNQLK, from the coding sequence ATGACTAAGCTTAGTGTAAATATAAATAAAATTGCCACAATTCGAAACGCACGTGGCGGTAATACGCCAAATGTTGTGGAAGCGGCTATTAACTGCGAGAGATTCGGAGCACAGGGTATTACCGTACACCCTCGCCCTGACGAAAGACATATCCGCTACCAGGATGTACGTGATCTTAAAAAGGTGGTAACAACCGAGTTCAACATAGAGGGCTACCCTTGTAAGGAGTTTATCGACCTTGTACTAGAGGTTGTTCCTGCACAGGTGACGCTTGTTCCAGACCCTCCTACCGCCATTACATCAAACGCGGGTTGGGACACGAAAGCCAACAAGGCATTCCTTGCTGATGTTATAAAAACGTTTCAGCAGAAAGGCATTAGGGTCTCCATTTTTGTTGATCCATCAGTAGAAATGGTGCAGCACGCTTTAGAGACCGGCACAAACCGCATTGAGCTCTACACCGAGCCCTACGCAAGCCTATATCCAATGGATAGAGAGCGAGCCATCAAGCCTTTTATTGAGGCTGCGAAAGAAGCGAACAAGCTAGGACTAGGGCTAAATGCAGGGCACGACCTTAGCCTCGAAAACTTGGCATACTTCTACAAGAACATCCCCGGACTTGATGAGGTATCCATTGGGCACGCGCTCATCTCCGATGCGCTATACCTGGGCTTGGAGGAAACCATAAAGCGCTACCTCAACCAGCTTAAGTAA
- the murI gene encoding glutamate racemase has protein sequence MKQPIGVFDSGVGGLSVWKEIAALLPNEDIIYYADNANCPYGPKSQKEVVDLSDAIVKFFVSKGVKLVVVACNTATAAAIDYLRASYNLPFVGMEPAVKPAAILTKTKCVGILATAGTLGGRLFRATTERYASDIKVVKQVGTGLVELVENGEQYSPKAEELLKKYVQPMIKRGADHIVLGCTHYPFFRPLVDRIAGEGVTIIDPAPAIARRVNDILEDQHLKASDTDAPKYYFYSSGTSSTMKTLLEEVLHVDTAKVALEENFTL, from the coding sequence ATGAAACAGCCCATCGGTGTTTTTGATTCTGGCGTTGGAGGTCTTTCGGTATGGAAAGAGATTGCTGCGCTACTTCCCAACGAGGATATAATTTACTATGCTGATAACGCAAACTGTCCTTATGGTCCTAAAAGCCAAAAGGAGGTGGTTGATCTTTCGGATGCTATTGTAAAGTTTTTTGTATCGAAAGGGGTTAAACTGGTTGTTGTTGCCTGTAATACTGCAACAGCTGCAGCAATTGACTACTTGAGGGCAAGCTACAACTTGCCATTTGTAGGAATGGAGCCAGCGGTAAAGCCCGCTGCGATTCTAACCAAAACCAAATGCGTTGGTATTTTAGCAACGGCAGGAACGCTTGGTGGTCGTTTGTTTAGGGCTACAACCGAAAGGTATGCCTCCGATATTAAGGTGGTTAAGCAGGTTGGTACGGGGTTGGTGGAGCTGGTCGAGAATGGCGAGCAGTATAGCCCGAAGGCCGAGGAACTTCTAAAAAAGTATGTTCAGCCCATGATTAAAAGGGGGGCAGACCATATCGTTCTTGGATGCACCCATTACCCCTTTTTCCGGCCCTTGGTTGATAGGATAGCAGGAGAAGGCGTTACCATTATCGATCCGGCTCCTGCAATTGCTCGGCGAGTAAACGATATTTTGGAGGATCAGCACCTAAAGGCTTCGGATACCGATGCTCCAAAATACTATTTCTACTCTAGCGGAACTTCTTCGACGATGAAAACGCTGCTTGAAGAGGTTTTGCACGTTGATACGGCAAAGGTAGCTCTCGAAGAAAATTTCACGCTTTAG
- a CDS encoding 3'-5' exonuclease translates to MLKHINLKNVIFVDIETVPLFESYGAMPDVLRELWDKKAGSLAKDSQTPEELYPRAGIYAEFGQIVCISMGAFVEKDEKMSFRVKSFASDDEVEILKGFAKALSQFTSKKNTYICAHNGKEFDFPYVARRMIVNGLELPSILDVAGKKPWEVPFLDTLELWKFGDYKHYTSLHLLTTILNIPTPKDDIDGSMVAEVYYKEKDIKRIAAYCEKDVVAVAQIMQRYKGEDVLTQEMVEVVP, encoded by the coding sequence ATGCTGAAGCACATCAACCTGAAGAATGTCATCTTTGTGGATATCGAAACCGTTCCGCTGTTCGAAAGCTACGGGGCAATGCCCGATGTTTTACGGGAACTCTGGGATAAAAAGGCTGGCTCGCTGGCAAAAGATTCGCAAACGCCTGAAGAACTATATCCGCGTGCTGGAATATATGCCGAGTTTGGTCAAATCGTCTGTATTTCAATGGGGGCGTTTGTTGAAAAGGATGAAAAAATGTCTTTTCGGGTTAAGTCTTTTGCTAGTGATGATGAGGTTGAAATTCTGAAAGGATTTGCAAAGGCTTTAAGCCAATTTACATCGAAAAAAAATACCTACATCTGCGCCCATAACGGTAAGGAATTCGACTTTCCGTATGTTGCCAGGCGGATGATTGTTAACGGCTTAGAACTTCCGTCTATTCTTGATGTTGCCGGGAAAAAGCCTTGGGAGGTGCCATTTCTGGATACGCTCGAGTTGTGGAAGTTCGGCGATTACAAGCACTACACCTCGCTGCATCTGCTTACCACCATCCTAAACATCCCAACGCCTAAGGACGATATAGACGGGAGTATGGTGGCAGAGGTATACTATAAAGAAAAGGATATAAAACGGATTGCAGCGTACTGCGAGAAGGATGTGGTTGCCGTAGCGCAGATTATGCAGCGTTATAAAGGCGAAGATGTTTTAACCCAAGAAATGGTAGAGGTGGTGCCCTAG
- a CDS encoding alpha/beta fold hydrolase — MKLFYRHFGNGWPLIIVHGLYGSSDNWLSVAKRLETHFSIYLIDLRNHGHSPHSSIHSYEAMALDLSEFIEDKHIEKPILIGHSMGGKVVMQYGLMFPNRVQRVVVVDISPLSNSHNQHKQHIIEEHKSIISTLKGLPIESVNSYVEADIMLKKHIDSERLRGFLLKNLGRQGKGFRWKFNLTVIAEQLESIMQGFEINNPKHVNQNSFPILFIKGKESDYIDDDDIKAIHQFYPEFKMVGIDNAGHWVHAEQQDRFINELIQFCSIEAHLS, encoded by the coding sequence ATGAAACTTTTCTATCGGCATTTTGGCAACGGATGGCCTCTTATTATTGTACATGGCCTATACGGATCGTCTGACAATTGGCTGTCGGTTGCCAAAAGGCTCGAGACACATTTCAGCATTTACTTGATAGACCTAAGAAATCACGGTCATTCGCCCCACTCCTCCATCCATAGCTACGAAGCAATGGCGCTTGACCTAAGCGAGTTCATTGAGGATAAACACATAGAAAAGCCAATACTTATTGGCCATTCTATGGGAGGCAAAGTCGTAATGCAGTACGGCTTAATGTTTCCCAACAGGGTACAACGGGTGGTGGTGGTTGACATTTCACCCCTTAGCAACAGTCACAATCAGCACAAGCAACATATCATAGAAGAGCATAAGAGCATTATTTCAACACTTAAGGGCCTCCCCATAGAATCAGTCAACAGCTACGTCGAGGCTGACATTATGCTTAAAAAGCATATCGATTCTGAAAGACTCCGAGGATTTCTTTTAAAGAATCTTGGCAGACAAGGAAAAGGCTTTCGCTGGAAGTTCAACTTAACGGTTATCGCAGAACAACTAGAGAGCATCATGCAAGGGTTTGAAATCAACAATCCTAAACACGTAAACCAAAACAGTTTCCCTATACTATTTATTAAAGGTAAAGAGTCTGATTACATAGATGACGACGACATTAAAGCCATCCACCAATTCTACCCTGAATTCAAAATGGTTGGAATTGATAATGCCGGACATTGGGTTCATGCCGAACAGCAAGATCGTTTTATAAATGAGCTAATACAATTTTGTTCAATCGAAGCACATCTCTCCTAG